Proteins found in one Micropterus dolomieu isolate WLL.071019.BEF.003 ecotype Adirondacks linkage group LG10, ASM2129224v1, whole genome shotgun sequence genomic segment:
- the zfp36l1b gene encoding mRNA decay activator protein ZFP36L1b isoform X2, translated as MSTTIISSFFEYRDVSNKSNKMLNYSNNSSLSGPQLTSVPCSSASYSSCVPAGSLLDRKVVGAPSAGGLFQRRHSVSLPSAKFSQNQFDNSLKTDPLIALGSNKENHFRERSFSELGDRLRPGSQACVGGSGQDNSSRYKTELCRPFEENGTCNYGDKCQFAHGMHELRNMSRHPKYKTELCRTFHTIGFCPYGPRCHFIHNAEERRGPPPLAAFNKRERTRLQHSFSFAGFPSPGGLQDCPTSVTPPPMFSTKGLMKWQSNPFTYSSQELACLFSASLGPPPEPQSPAQPSPMSPCFFQPTLESPPNLPDSLSDQEGYQSSLGSHSGSESPLLDASRRLPIFSRLSVSDE; from the coding sequence AGcaataaaatgttgaactacagcaacaacagcagtcTTAGTGGACCTCAGCTGACGTCTGTGCCATGCTCCAGTGCCAGCTACTCTTCCTGTGTCCCCGCTGGGTCATTGCTTGACAGGAAGGTGGTGGGGGCCCCCTCTGCTGGAGGCCTGTTCCAACGGCGTCATTCAGTCAGCCTCCCCAGTGCAAAGTTTAGCCAGAACCAGTTTGATAACAGCCTTAAAACGGACCCGTTAATAGCACTGGGCAGCAACAAGGAGAACCATTTCCGTGAGCGCTCCTTCTCAGAGCTGGGGGACCGTCTGCGGCCCGGCAGTCAGGCATGTGTGGGTGGAAGCGGCCAGGACAACTCAAGCCGCTATAAGACAGAACTGTGCCGGCCTTTTGAGGAGAACGGCACCTGTAACTACGGCGATAAGTGCCAGTTTGCCCACGGCATGCACGAGCTGCGCAACATGAGCCGCCACCCGAAGTACAAGACTGAGCTGTGCCGCACCTTCCACACCATTGGCTTCTGCCCGTATGGCCCCCGCTGCCACTTTATCCACAATGCGGAAGAGCGCCGTGGGCCCCCTCCCCTCGCTGCCTTCAACAAGAGGGAGCGCACCCGGCTGCAGCACAGCTTCAGCTTCGCTGGCTTCCCCAGCCCCGGCGGCCTGCAAGACTGCCCTACCTCCGTCACACCTCCACCCATGTTCTCCACCAAAGGCCTGATGAAGTGGCAAAGCAACCCCTTTACCTACTCCAGCCAGGAACTTGCCTGCCTCTTCAGCGCCAGCTTGGGGCCCCCACCTGAGCCTCAGAGTCCGGCCCAACCTTCCCCTATGTCCCCCTGTTTTTTCCAGCCCACTTTAGAGAGTCCCCCAAATCTCCCAGACTCCCTGTCTGATCAGGAGGGCTACCAGAGCAGCCTGGGCAGCCACAGCGGCTCAGAGTCCCCCCTCCTGGATGCCTCCCGCCGCCTCCCCATCTTCAGCAGGCTCTCAGTCTCTGATGAATAA